AGGATATTGTTACAGCTGTTCTTAATACTGATAGTGACAATGCTGTAGAAGCTTTAGAAAAAATAAAAACTTTAGAAACTTTTGCTAAAGAAGAAGAATTTGAAACACTTCTTCCAGTATTAAAAAGAGTGGGAAATATTTCTAAAGATCATGAGAAGGGAATTATAAATCAAGATTTATTTAAAGAACCAGTAGAAACTGAATTATATAATTTTTCATTAGAATTAAATTCAAAAGTAATAGATGCTTTAAATAATAAAAATTATGATAAATATCTTCAAGCCATAGTTTCAGGTAAAGATATTATCAATAAATATTTTGATGAAGTAATGGTAATGGATAAAGATGAAGATGTTAAGAATAATAGACTTTCTCAATTAAAATTCCTAGCTGATTTGTTTATAAAAATGGCAGATCTTAACCAGATAGAAGAAAGATAATAAAATACTTGAAGAGCCTGAGAAATCAGGCTCTTCTCATAAAAAATATAAAAGGGGAGAGAAAGTGGAACCACTAAAGAATTTTTTTAAAAGGAAAAACATCGAGATAACAGTAAAAAGATACTGTATAGATGCTTTCAGCCACATGGCTTTGGGACTTTTTTCAACACTTCTTATAGGAACGATACTTAATACTATTGGTGGAAAATTAGGAATAACTTTTCTTACAGATGTTATTTGGAAAATAGCAAGGGATATGACAGGGCCAGCTATAGGGGTAGCAGTTGCCTATGGACTTCAGGCACCTCATCTTGTATTGTTCTCATCTACAATAACTGGAGCAGCAGGAGCTATTTATGGAGGACCAGTGGGATCTTTCATAGGAGCAGTAGTAGGGGCAGAATTTGGAAAAATGGTATCTAAGGAAACAAAAATAGATATAATAGTGACTCCAGCAGTAACTATCCTTACAGGAGCATTAGTTGTATATTATGTAGGTCCTGGGGTAGCAAAATTTATGGAGGCATTTGGTGCTTTTATAATGTATGCAACAGAACTTCAGCCATTTTATATGGGAATAATAGTATCAGTGGTAGTAGGGATAGCTTTGACACTTCCTATCAGCAGTGCAGCACTATGTATGATGATTGGATTGAGTGGACTGGCAGCAGGAGCTTCTACAGTAGGCTGTTCAGCACAAATGGTTGGATTTGCAGTAATGAGCTTTAAGGAAAATGGCTGGGGTGGTCTTGTAGCACAAGGCTTAGGTACTTCAATGCTGCAAATAGGAAATATTGTTAAAAATTGGAGAATATGGATACCTCCTACGTTAGCTTCAGCTATATTAGGACCAGTATCAACAGTAATATTGAAATATCAAAATATACCAATAGCAGCAGGAATGGGAACAAGTGGATTAGTTGGACAATTTGGAACTCTTTCTACTATGGAAGGACTGGGAAGGGGAGGAGTATCCCTTTATGTAGGAATTTTTATGCTTCACTTTATTCTTCCAGCTATTCTTACCCTTGTAATAGCCAGTTTTATGAGAAAGAAAAATTGGATAAAAGACGGAGACTTGAAATTAGATTTGTAATTTCAAAGGAGAAAAATGAAAAAGATAGATGAAAATAAAATAGAAAATGCTTTTAGAGATATAATAGATGCTTTAGGAGAAAATATTAACAGAGAGGGATTGAAAGATACTCCAAAGAGAATGGCACAGAGCTATGGAGAGCTTTTTTCTGGATTATTACAAAATCCTGAAGATGTTCTTAAAAGAACATTTGAAGTAGAAAAAATGATCTCATAGTAGAGAAGGATATAGATTTTCATTCTATGTGTGAGCATCATTTTCTTCCTATATTTGGTAAAATAGATATAGCATATATTCCAAATGGTAAAATAGTAGGTTTTGGTGATATAATAAAAGTAATAGATATCCTTTCTAAAAGACCACAGATACAAGAAAGATTAGGAGCTCAAATAGCTGATGCAATATATGAAACTCTTAATTGTCAAGGAGTCATGATAATTATAAAAGCTAAACATATGTGTATGACTATGAGAGGAGAAAAAGAGTAAACAGTGAAATAATAACAACTTCTTATAGAGGAATATTTGAAAATGATGCTGTAAGAAGAATGGAAATTTTTTCATTGCTAAAATAAATTTTTATGGAGAATGTCATGGATAAAATATATATCAACAATCTTGAATTTATAGCATATCATGGAGTCTTTCCAGAAGAAAAAAAATTAGGGCAGAAGTTTTTGGTTTCAGCAGAAATGACAACATCAACAAGAGAAGCTGGAAAAACTGGTAATTTGAAAAAGTCTACTCATTATGGACTTGTGGCTAATGATATAGGAGAAATATTTACTGGGAAAAGCATAGATTTAATAGAAACTTGTGCTGAAGAGATAGCAGAAATGATATTGACTAAATATCCTTTGATTTCAGAAGTAAAAGTGACAGTAAAGAAACCTTGGGCGCCTTTGCAGATGCATTTTGAAAATGTGGCTGTGGAGATAACAAGGAAAAGACATACAGTTTACCTTTCAATTGGATCAAATATGGGGGATAAGAAACAAAATCTTCTTACAGCTATAGAAAAAATAGGTTTAATAAAACATACAACTGTCACTAAAACAAGTACTATTGTTGAAACAGAACCTTTTGGAGTAAAAGAGCAAGATGATTTTCTTAATGCATGTTTAGAAATAAAAACTCTTTTATATCCTCATGAACTTTTAGAAGAACTTTTGAAAATAGAAGAAGAAATGGGAAGAAAAAGAATAAAAAAATGGGGTCCTAGAATTATTGATATAGATATACTTCTTTTTGATAAAGAAGTGATAGAAGATGATGATTTAGCTGTACCTCATCCATGGATGTGTGATAGGAGTTTCGTTCTTGATCCATTATGTGAAATAGCTCCAAATGTAGTCCACCCTTTAGAGAAAAAAACTATCTTTAATTTAAAAAGAGTTTTAGATGAGATTCTAGATGAAAAAGAAAATGAAATATTGAGTTAAAATTTAAAGGAGAATGTAGAAATATATTCTTCTTTTTTATTTTTTGAAAAATCAAATAAGAATAAAAATTAATTTAACTATTAAAGTTTTATTTTTAGTATGAATTAAAGTTATTCTTTTTTTAAATATAGTTTTGAGTATTCTCTTGGAGTCATTCCTGAATTATATTTTTTAAAAACTTTTGTAAAATAACTTGTATCATTAAATCCACAATCATAAGCTACATCAGTTATAGAGCTGTCAAAAAATTTTATTTTTTCACAAGCACATTCTATTCTATAGTGATTTAAATATTCCATAGGAGTTTTTTTAGTAATCTCCTTAAAAAATTTACAAAAATATTTTTCATTCATCTTTATTGTTTTTGCCATATCTTCCAATGAAATATTTTCCATATATTTTGTTTCAATAAAAAATAGAACTTTTTTTATTCGAGAAAGAGATTTTTTATTGATAGCAGAAAATTCCTTTTCTTTTATGTAAAGATTTTTTTCTTCAACTAGTCCTAAAAAATAATAAAGATTTCCATATATACGGAGTTGATATCCATTTTTTTTATCTTTCATTATTTCAAACATTTGATTAAGTATATCGTAAACTGCTCCTAATTTTTTATCAAATAATAGTTGAATCTTTTTTTTATAATGAATCAAAGCATTTAATTCAGTATTTACAAGAGAATTTTGTTGTAAAAGAGAAGAAATATCAAATACAAGGCATTCATAAGTACAATCAACAGGAATTCCAGAATGTATAGCTCCACTATTTAAGAATAGAATATCTCCAGTTTTTACTGTATATGAAACAGCATCAATTTTAATATTAAATGTTCCTGACAAGATTCTAATTATTTCATATTCTTTATGCCAATGAGTAATCATATGATATCTAGGATGATAACTATTTACATAATAATATGCAAAAGGAAATTTTGTAGAACCATGAACCATATCTTCTTTAAACTCAATATATTTCATTTTAGATTTCTCCTTTATTTTAATAGATTTTAATATAACAATAAATTCAACTTTGATACTTAATGTTTTTAAAAATTCCAATATTTTTTAAAAGTGAAAAAATTACCACTTTTTCTTATTATATTACAAGATTAAATACAATTTCAAGTATAAAATAATAATATATTAAAACATTTTCGAAAATGTATAAAAAAATATTATGATTAATTTTTTTAAAAGATATTAAAAATAAGAAAAATTGTTGTTTTTACTAAAAAGAAGGAGGTAAAAATGTTAAAAAATATACCAAATATAATTTCACCAGAATTATTAAAAATATTATCTGAAATGGGTCATAGTGATTATTTAGTTATTGCTGATGGAAATTTTCCAGCTGAATCTATAGGAAAGGAATGTAAGGTAATAAGAATGGATGGTCATAATATTCCAGAAGTATTAGATGCAATATTAAGATTATTTCCACTTGATTCTTATGTGGCACATCCAGTTAGTTTGATGGAAGTTATGAAAGGGGATAATGTAAAGACTCCTATTTGGGATGAATATAGACTTATTGTAAAAGAATATGATACGAGAGGAGAAAATGCTTTTGAAAATATAGAAAGATTTTCATTTTATGAAAAATCTAAAAAAGCATATGCAATTATAGCAACTGGAGAAAAGGCTCTATATGCAAATATAATATTACAAAAAGGTGTTATATAACATTATTATCCAAAGGAGGAAACATATGATTGCTGAAAAGAAGGAAATAACAATAAATGGAGTTGAATGTCAAGAGCAATGTAAAGCAGATTCAAAAGGAAGCTTAAAAGTAGTAGATAAAGAATATAGAATTGTATTTTTAATGCTGGTATCATGTTTTATTTTATGGGGACTTCTTAATAATATGACTGATAACTTGGTTCCAGCTTTTGGTAAAATTTTCATGATGAAGGCTGTAGATTCTTCTCTTGTACAATTTGCTTTTTATGGAGCTTATGCAGTATTAGCTATTCCAGCAGCACTTATTATAAAAAAATATTCATTCAGACATGGAGTATTGATAGGATTGGGATTGTATGTAATAGGGGCTTTAGGGTATATACCAGCTACTTTATTTCAAAATTATAATATATTTTTAGTATCAATTTTTATACTTGCAGGAGGACTTTCTATATTAGAAACAACTTGTAATCCATATGTTATATCATTAGGAAGCGAAGAAACAAGTATAAGGAGAATAAATTATGCTCAGGCTTTTAACCCTTTAGGGTCTTTAATGGGATTGTTTATAGCAAAATATATGATTCTTGGACATTTAAATTCAGCTACATATGAAGACAGAATAAAAATGGATCCTATGAAACTGGAAACTATCAGACAGGGAGAATTGATTTGGGTATGTATACCTTATGTTGCTTTGATAGCAGTGGCAATGGT
Above is a window of Fusobacterium varium DNA encoding:
- the folE_2 gene encoding GTP cyclohydrolase 1, whose product is MCEHHFLPIFGKIDIAYIPNGKIVGFGDIIKVIDILSKRPQIQERLGAQIADAIYETLNCQGVMIIIKAKHMCMTMRGEKE
- the fucU gene encoding L-fucose mutarotase; the protein is MLKNIPNIISPELLKILSEMGHSDYLVIADGNFPAESIGKECKVIRMDGHNIPEVLDAILRLFPLDSYVAHPVSLMEVMKGDNVKTPIWDEYRLIVKEYDTRGENAFENIERFSFYEKSKKAYAIIATGEKALYANIILQKGVI
- the melR_2 gene encoding Melibiose operon regulatory protein, which produces MKYIEFKEDMVHGSTKFPFAYYYVNSYHPRYHMITHWHKEYEIIRILSGTFNIKIDAVSYTVKTGDILFLNSGAIHSGIPVDCTYECLVFDISSLLQQNSLVNTELNALIHYKKKIQLLFDKKLGAVYDILNQMFEIMKDKKNGYQLRIYGNLYYFLGLVEEKNLYIKEKEFSAINKKSLSRIKKVLFFIETKYMENISLEDMAKTIKMNEKYFCKFFKEITKKTPMEYLNHYRIECACEKIKFFDSSITDVAYDCGFNDTSYFTKVFKKYNSGMTPREYSKLYLKKE
- a CDS encoding Predicted membrane protein, putative toxin regulator, with protein sequence MEPLKNFFKRKNIEITVKRYCIDAFSHMALGLFSTLLIGTILNTIGGKLGITFLTDVIWKIARDMTGPAIGVAVAYGLQAPHLVLFSSTITGAAGAIYGGPVGSFIGAVVGAEFGKMVSKETKIDIIVTPAVTILTGALVVYYVGPGVAKFMEAFGAFIMYATELQPFYMGIIVSVVVGIALTLPISSAALCMMIGLSGLAAGASTVGCSAQMVGFAVMSFKENGWGGLVAQGLGTSMLQIGNIVKNWRIWIPPTLASAILGPVSTVILKYQNIPIAAGMGTSGLVGQFGTLSTMEGLGRGGVSLYVGIFMLHFILPAILTLVIASFMRKKNWIKDGDLKLDL
- the fucP gene encoding L-fucose permease; this translates as MIAEKKEITINGVECQEQCKADSKGSLKVVDKEYRIVFLMLVSCFILWGLLNNMTDNLVPAFGKIFMMKAVDSSLVQFAFYGAYAVLAIPAALIIKKYSFRHGVLIGLGLYVIGALGYIPATLFQNYNIFLVSIFILAGGLSILETTCNPYVISLGSEETSIRRINYAQAFNPLGSLMGLFIAKYMILGHLNSATYEDRIKMDPMKLETIRQGELIWVCIPYVALIAVAMVIWIFFLRSKSTIKDDGEELNFIESMKKLLKNKIYVFGVISQFFYVGMQIAVWTWMTKYVMTLKSVNEAEAVEIYIIAMVVFIGMRWICTYFMKMFMPARLMSLIAIIGIIVTLGTIYLPADYAIICLILISGCMSLMFPTIYGIALKGLGEEVKLGAAGLIMAILGGALITPYMGRTIDNGTFASLAPMYKGVEAAVRTSYYVPLICFVVILLYGIANSKKNKIKIVI
- the sulD gene encoding Bifunctional folate synthesis protein; translated protein: MDKIYINNLEFIAYHGVFPEEKKLGQKFLVSAEMTTSTREAGKTGNLKKSTHYGLVANDIGEIFTGKSIDLIETCAEEIAEMILTKYPLISEVKVTVKKPWAPLQMHFENVAVEITRKRHTVYLSIGSNMGDKKQNLLTAIEKIGLIKHTTVTKTSTIVETEPFGVKEQDDFLNACLEIKTLLYPHELLEELLKIEEEMGRKRIKKWGPRIIDIDILLFDKEVIEDDDLAVPHPWMCDRSFVLDPLCEIAPNVVHPLEKKTIFNLKRVLDEILDEKENEILS
- the folE_1 gene encoding GTP cyclohydrolase 1 — its product is MKKIDENKIENAFRDIIDALGENINREGLKDTPKRMAQSYGELFSGLLQNPEDVLKRTFEVEKMIS